One segment of Cohaesibacter intestini DNA contains the following:
- a CDS encoding polysaccharide biosynthesis/export family protein, protein MTPREGPLSIEIEKQSVQNDYLIVDVDADIVDGLNGFNPVGLGSRFRKTRNYTPISTVGVGDVLSVTVFEADNGGLFSGEAGNSVQFPKIVVDRGGEISLPYTGAIKVKGKTPVQIQDLVVASLEGKAIQPQALVNVVRNENNVVTLNGDVAKPGLYPLPTKGARLLDVVALAGGAKYAARETFVTLQRGKKQGVQLMKTVIEQPNENIYVSRGDRIYLSHDPQRYTVLGAVKKPSVYTFDAATISALEAIAAAGGLQDERADATGVFVFRYESPAILDALNISYNKIRLGKVPTIYRINMKHAKSYFYAQSFHLKDKDSVFVSNARSVEIGKVLGLLRQATGSIGNVAGTVNRFD, encoded by the coding sequence GTGACGCCCAGAGAAGGGCCACTGTCGATCGAGATCGAGAAGCAAAGTGTTCAAAACGATTATCTGATCGTGGATGTGGATGCTGACATTGTCGACGGCCTGAATGGGTTCAACCCGGTTGGTCTGGGAAGTCGGTTCCGCAAGACACGCAACTACACTCCCATCTCGACTGTTGGCGTCGGTGACGTTCTCTCTGTGACCGTGTTCGAGGCTGACAATGGCGGGCTGTTCTCGGGCGAAGCCGGTAACAGCGTTCAGTTCCCAAAAATCGTTGTTGACCGCGGTGGCGAGATTTCACTGCCCTATACGGGAGCCATCAAGGTGAAGGGCAAGACGCCTGTCCAGATTCAGGATCTGGTGGTTGCCAGCCTCGAAGGCAAGGCTATCCAGCCACAGGCGTTGGTCAATGTGGTGCGCAACGAGAACAACGTTGTCACTCTCAATGGCGATGTTGCCAAGCCCGGTCTCTATCCACTGCCGACCAAAGGGGCTCGGCTCCTTGATGTTGTGGCTCTGGCAGGCGGCGCCAAATATGCGGCCCGTGAGACCTTTGTCACTCTGCAGCGAGGCAAGAAACAGGGCGTGCAGTTGATGAAGACCGTCATCGAGCAGCCAAACGAGAATATTTACGTTTCGCGTGGGGACCGCATTTATCTGTCCCATGACCCGCAGCGATATACGGTGCTCGGCGCCGTCAAGAAACCGTCTGTCTATACGTTTGATGCCGCAACCATTTCAGCGCTGGAAGCCATCGCAGCAGCCGGTGGCCTGCAGGATGAGCGCGCTGATGCGACCGGCGTCTTCGTGTTCCGCTATGAAAGTCCAGCCATTCTGGATGCACTCAATATTTCTTATAATAAAATTCGTTTGGGCAAAGTCCCGACTATCTATCGCATTAACATGAAGCATGCGAAATCCTACTTTTATGCTCAGTCTTTCCATTTGAAAGACAAGGATTCCGTCTTTGTATCCAATGCACGCAGTGTTGAAATTGGCAAGGTGTTGGGTTTGCTTCGTCAGGCGACGGGCTCTATTGGCAATGTTGCCGGCACCGTCAATCGTTTTGACTAA
- a CDS encoding capsule biosynthesis protein, with translation MFLFLQGHPSFFARNIAARLEKDGHKALRINFCLGDRLLWFGRPSVSYRGRFDGWEAYLRRFIVAHGVTDIVYYADRKPYHQVAAKVAREFKIATYCYEFGYLRPDWITLERGGMSAFSHFPNDPDQIKRIAAQCDEPDQQLKFPYTKPREIFYEVSYNLVSYFSFFLYPFYRADRYYNPLVEYISGIPGLFLEKKRHRVARELVTRLARNGNSFFIFSLQLQSDYQLRSNAPFSHQKEAIRTAIESFARRAERKTHLVFKAHPLDNGWERWGAYIKKKARENGIESQVHFIIGGNLTLMLKYAKGCVLINSTVGMHAIRQGCPVKVLGHAVYDMDRVTHTGPLDSFWERPQKPDAALVDDLVKAMANTIQVKGNFFTTKGQKAAVPVFAKRLAAGQVNCKGAYLPLPPRLATLNAHEPPLHWQTEGSVGRTDPKAAEEAAAEMDPASAPTY, from the coding sequence GTGTTCCTGTTTTTGCAGGGGCATCCGTCCTTCTTCGCGCGCAATATCGCTGCGCGTCTGGAAAAGGATGGTCACAAGGCGTTGCGAATCAATTTCTGCCTCGGCGACCGCCTGCTTTGGTTCGGGCGTCCATCGGTCAGCTATCGCGGGCGCTTTGATGGCTGGGAGGCCTATCTGCGCCGCTTCATTGTGGCTCATGGGGTGACGGATATCGTCTATTATGCGGATCGCAAGCCCTATCATCAGGTGGCCGCCAAAGTGGCTCGGGAATTCAAGATCGCGACCTATTGCTACGAGTTCGGCTATCTGCGTCCAGACTGGATCACGCTCGAGCGCGGAGGCATGTCGGCCTTCTCACACTTCCCGAATGATCCCGATCAGATCAAGCGCATTGCCGCGCAATGTGATGAACCGGACCAACAACTGAAATTTCCCTACACCAAGCCACGCGAAATTTTCTACGAAGTCAGCTACAATCTTGTTAGCTATTTTTCTTTCTTCCTCTATCCCTTTTACCGCGCCGATCGCTATTACAATCCGCTGGTTGAGTATATTTCCGGCATTCCGGGCCTGTTTCTGGAGAAGAAACGGCACAGGGTGGCGCGAGAGTTGGTCACCAGACTGGCCAGAAACGGCAATTCCTTTTTCATTTTCTCGCTGCAATTACAAAGTGACTATCAATTGCGTTCCAATGCGCCTTTCTCGCATCAGAAAGAAGCCATTCGCACAGCCATTGAATCCTTTGCGCGTCGGGCAGAGAGAAAAACACATCTGGTCTTCAAGGCTCATCCACTCGACAATGGGTGGGAGCGCTGGGGCGCCTATATCAAGAAAAAGGCCAGGGAAAATGGCATCGAGAGTCAGGTTCATTTCATCATTGGAGGCAACCTGACCCTGATGTTGAAATATGCCAAGGGCTGCGTTCTGATCAACAGCACGGTGGGTATGCACGCCATTCGTCAGGGATGCCCTGTCAAGGTTCTGGGTCATGCGGTCTATGACATGGACCGGGTGACCCATACAGGCCCCTTGGACAGCTTCTGGGAGCGGCCGCAGAAACCCGATGCGGCGTTGGTGGACGACTTGGTCAAGGCCATGGCCAACACCATTCAGGTCAAGGGCAACTTCTTCACCACCAAGGGTCAGAAAGCCGCTGTGCCCGTCTTTGCCAAGCGGCTTGCCGCCGGGCAGGTCAACTGCAAGGGAGCTTACCTGCCTCTGCCTCCCCGGTTGGCCACGCTGAATGCCCATGAACCGCCTCTCCATTGGCAAACAGAAGGGTCGGTGGGCCGCACTGACCCAAAGGCTGCTGAAGAGGCTGCCGCAGAAATGGATCCCGCCTCGGCACCAACCTATTGA
- a CDS encoding SDR family NAD(P)-dependent oxidoreductase produces MGGILITGASRGLGAALATRYATPGQRLILTARSLKALSDISRVCRDQGAQISPLVLDLDDPDSVDAFHVARRRLDLGAGGLSLVIANAGVFAGRSSFAKLEGVDAQVHQINVNLTANIALLTPIAEEMRKAGRGHIAVVSSLAARQPQPDSPAYSASKAGLSAWAKAMADDLAEAGIHVTDIQPGHIDTAQTEGHQGLLPGLMSAEKAATIIHRGLAQKKRQIAFPLSIAWLIWLTNWLPDPLRRLALKPYRYQVRSPHADLKAESKD; encoded by the coding sequence ATGGGGGGTATTTTGATCACCGGTGCCAGCCGGGGCCTTGGGGCTGCTTTGGCCACACGCTATGCCACTCCGGGACAGCGCCTGATCCTGACCGCGCGTTCCTTGAAGGCTCTGTCCGACATATCCAGGGTCTGCCGCGATCAAGGCGCTCAAATCTCGCCACTGGTGCTGGATCTGGACGATCCGGACAGTGTCGATGCCTTTCATGTCGCGCGACGCCGACTGGACCTTGGAGCAGGGGGACTGTCGCTGGTGATCGCCAATGCCGGTGTTTTTGCCGGGCGCAGCTCTTTTGCAAAGCTGGAGGGGGTGGATGCGCAAGTCCATCAGATCAATGTCAATCTCACAGCCAACATTGCCCTTCTGACACCCATTGCTGAAGAGATGAGAAAGGCAGGCCGCGGCCATATTGCCGTGGTCAGTTCCCTTGCTGCCCGACAGCCCCAGCCCGACAGCCCGGCCTATAGTGCCAGCAAGGCGGGCCTATCCGCTTGGGCCAAAGCCATGGCCGACGACCTTGCCGAAGCAGGGATCCATGTCACTGACATTCAGCCCGGTCATATCGACACAGCTCAGACAGAAGGGCATCAAGGTCTGTTGCCTGGTCTGATGTCAGCGGAAAAAGCCGCCACCATCATTCATCGTGGATTGGCTCAGAAAAAGCGCCAGATTGCTTTTCCACTTTCCATCGCATGGCTGATCTGGCTCACCAATTGGCTGCCTGACCCCTTGCGGCGGCTGGCCTTGAAACCCTATCGCTATCAGGTGCGCTCACCACACGCTGACCTAAAAGCGGAAAGCAAGGACTGA
- a CDS encoding aminotransferase class I/II-fold pyridoxal phosphate-dependent enzyme — MSKTRIDRDAILNASRAMATRAKPASAPARQPAASSDPDRTDFKRLDLYEQIRTQREAGKMLGVTDPYFIEHQGRASATTMIDGREILNFASYDYLGLNGVAELQDAAIEAIGIYGTSVSGSRPTSGERPFHRALEADLAQLYDSEAALAFVSGHATNVSTIGDLLGSSDLVIYDGFSHNSVVTGCKLSGATRKTFKHNDFDDLDRILSEERNRHDHVLIIIEGLYSMDGDMPDLARAIEIKERHEAWLMVDEAHSLGTLGATGKGLFEQQSIDPRKVDIWMGTMSKTLSGCGGYICGSQALIDILKFFASGFMYSVGLPAPLAVAARTGLNLMQQEPWRVQKLQSNGRYFLKHAEQAGLDTGLSAGFCVIPVIVGDSLRAVKLSNILLERGVYAFPITYPAVPMNEARLRFFITAEHSEQQLQTAIDITAEELRKLEAEGFSLLASLADHSEDG; from the coding sequence ATGAGCAAGACTAGGATTGATCGGGACGCCATATTGAATGCGTCCCGCGCAATGGCAACCAGGGCCAAACCGGCGTCGGCCCCTGCGCGTCAGCCCGCCGCCTCGTCCGACCCTGATCGCACCGATTTCAAGCGGCTCGATCTGTATGAGCAAATCCGAACCCAGCGCGAAGCGGGCAAAATGCTCGGTGTGACCGATCCCTATTTCATCGAGCATCAGGGCCGCGCATCGGCAACCACCATGATCGATGGCAGAGAGATCCTGAATTTCGCCTCTTATGACTATCTTGGCCTGAACGGTGTAGCGGAACTTCAGGATGCCGCGATTGAGGCCATTGGCATTTATGGCACTTCGGTGTCTGGCTCGCGCCCGACCTCGGGCGAGCGTCCCTTTCACCGTGCGCTCGAGGCTGATCTGGCCCAACTCTATGACAGTGAAGCCGCTTTGGCCTTTGTCTCCGGACACGCCACCAATGTCTCGACCATCGGCGATCTGCTGGGCAGCTCCGATCTGGTGATTTATGATGGGTTCAGCCACAATTCGGTCGTGACCGGCTGCAAACTGTCCGGGGCGACCCGCAAGACTTTCAAGCACAATGATTTCGATGATCTGGATCGCATCTTGTCAGAGGAGCGTAATCGGCATGACCATGTGCTGATCATCATCGAAGGTCTCTATTCGATGGATGGTGACATGCCGGATCTGGCGCGTGCCATCGAGATCAAGGAGCGCCATGAAGCCTGGTTGATGGTTGATGAAGCCCATTCGCTCGGCACACTCGGTGCCACAGGCAAAGGGCTGTTTGAGCAGCAATCCATCGATCCGCGCAAAGTCGATATCTGGATGGGCACCATGAGCAAGACGCTCAGTGGCTGCGGTGGCTATATCTGCGGTTCTCAGGCGCTGATCGACATCCTGAAATTTTTCGCGTCCGGCTTCATGTATAGCGTTGGGCTGCCTGCGCCACTGGCGGTGGCCGCCAGAACGGGCCTCAATCTGATGCAGCAGGAGCCATGGCGGGTACAAAAGCTGCAATCCAACGGCCGTTATTTCCTCAAGCATGCTGAACAAGCCGGACTTGATACGGGCTTGAGCGCGGGCTTCTGCGTGATTCCGGTGATTGTCGGTGACAGTCTGCGCGCGGTGAAGCTCAGCAACATTTTGCTCGAGCGCGGAGTTTATGCCTTCCCCATCACCTATCCAGCGGTGCCAATGAACGAGGCGCGGCTGCGTTTCTTCATCACTGCCGAGCATAGCGAACAGCAATTGCAAACAGCCATCGATATCACTGCCGAAGAACTGCGCAAGCTTGAGGCGGAGGGCTTCTCCCTGCTTGCGTCACTCGCCGATCACAGCGAGGATGGCTGA